From bacterium, the proteins below share one genomic window:
- a CDS encoding LysM peptidoglycan-binding domain-containing protein — MMKASLMKIFGIVMVFLLVGYATGFSQEQTQEQTQESVETPAEEEKPAETAQAEPASGQLPAPLDAEMVVAAHWTKNDAYPRTIPAGARVHIVERGDTLWDLAARYLGNPFLWPQIWDENKYIPDAHWIYPGDPIVITPIEPVSEEQIAKEVEEAPVEEAPAPAVTAPEKKAYPIALDFDLYCSGFITPELEVLPLRIIGNEDSTLKVALATNDIVYLNQGEADGVSPGDEFTIVHQVRELDHPVTLKNLGEYVIQTGRLKVVATQEHTAIAQITYACDATAVDDYLIPFEPKEVPVFTEMPPVDRYGTEGPNAKGYVVFAKDDLTSIGSGHELQIDLGSKDGIVPGTRLILYRHHKSNYEQVGFEQDLPRKVLGEMIVFNVQDSTATGRIIQSYHFVEVGDQVEVR; from the coding sequence GCAGAGGAAGAAAAGCCGGCTGAAACCGCGCAAGCTGAACCGGCCAGCGGCCAGCTGCCCGCACCACTCGACGCAGAAATGGTGGTGGCAGCGCATTGGACCAAAAATGATGCATATCCCCGCACAATTCCAGCAGGTGCTCGCGTTCATATCGTAGAGCGAGGGGATACTCTTTGGGACCTGGCTGCACGCTATCTAGGAAATCCCTTTTTGTGGCCTCAAATCTGGGATGAAAACAAGTACATTCCGGATGCACATTGGATTTATCCTGGCGATCCAATCGTTATTACCCCGATAGAACCGGTTTCGGAAGAACAGATCGCCAAAGAAGTGGAAGAGGCGCCCGTAGAAGAAGCTCCAGCTCCTGCAGTCACAGCTCCGGAAAAGAAAGCTTATCCGATCGCACTGGATTTTGATCTTTACTGCAGCGGCTTTATTACTCCCGAACTGGAAGTGCTTCCACTGCGAATCATCGGAAACGAAGATAGCACGTTGAAAGTCGCACTCGCCACAAACGATATCGTTTATCTAAATCAGGGAGAAGCGGATGGAGTCTCGCCCGGAGATGAATTCACGATTGTTCATCAAGTCCGGGAACTGGACCATCCAGTTACATTGAAAAACCTGGGAGAGTATGTAATTCAGACCGGAAGACTAAAAGTGGTGGCAACTCAAGAGCACACTGCAATAGCGCAAATTACCTATGCATGTGATGCCACAGCTGTGGACGACTACTTGATTCCGTTTGAGCCAAAAGAAGTTCCGGTCTTCACAGAAATGCCTCCCGTGGATCGTTACGGCACGGAGGGCCCGAATGCGAAGGGTTATGTCGTTTTTGCAAAAGACGATTTGACTTCGATTGGATCGGGTCATGAACTGCAGATCGATCTCGGATCAAAGGATGGCATCGTACCGGGCACAAGATTGATCCTTTACAGACATCATAAGTCCAACTACGAACAGGTTGGATTTGAACAGGATCTGCCTCGCAAAGTACTTGGCGAAATGATCGTGTTCAACGTTCAGGATTCCACGGCAACGGGACGCATTATTCAAAGTTACCATTTCGTGGAAGTGGGAGATCAAGTAGAAGTACGGTAA